Proteins from a single region of Procambarus clarkii isolate CNS0578487 chromosome 62, FALCON_Pclarkii_2.0, whole genome shotgun sequence:
- the LOC123766604 gene encoding uncharacterized protein yields the protein MGVDIAVDISIDTTVDISIDTTVDISEDTAVNVSVDIFVDTFVDVSVDTSVDSGREASVNTGVDTSVDASVDTSVDTVVDTGKDTAVDLYVDTSVDLYVDTSVDTGVGTSVNTGVGTSVNTGVVTGEYTVVDTCEGITSSDANVHLR from the coding sequence ATGGGTGTGGATATAGCTGTTGATATATCTATAGATACAACTGTTGATATATCTATAGATACAACTGTTGATATATCTGAAGATACAGCTGTTAATGTATCTGTAGATATATTTGTAGATACATTTGTAGATGTAAGTGTAGATACATCTGTAGATTCAGGTAGAGAGGCATCTGTAAATACAGGTGTAGATACATCTGTAGATGCCTCTGTAGATACATCGGTAGATACAGTTGTAGATACAGGCAAAGATACAGCTGTAGATTTATATGTAGATACATCGGTAGATTTATATGTAGATACATCGGTAGATACAGGTGTAGGTACATCTGTAAATACAGGTGTAGGTACATCTGTAAATACGGGTGTAGTTACAGGCGAGTATACAGTTGTAGATACATGTGAAGGAATTACAAGTAGCGATGCAAATGTACATCTACGATAA